The proteins below come from a single Trichocoleus desertorum ATA4-8-CV12 genomic window:
- a CDS encoding ammonium transporter: protein MLTQKSRGRRKQLSLPRAAKWFSPAWYAKMLSPSWQACIPLALIIVLAWGYAAVAQTAPDLAAVAQTTADLRVGLDTMWVMVAAMLVFFMNAGFCMLETGFCRQKNAVNVLAKNLIVFAMSTIAFWVAGFGLMFGGGNDFIGTDGVFFLSGIDNSPATLDAYQGAYGSLNWAGVPLLAKFFFQLAFAGTAATIVSGAVAERIKFVDFLIFSLLLVGIAYPLTGHWIWGGGWLAKAGFFDFAGSTVVHAVGGWAALMGAIILGPRIGKYNEDGTSNAMPGHNIAIATLGCLILWLGWFGFNPGSTMAVSWQIAHIAMTTNIAAAFGGLAATLVAWIVLGKPDLSMVINGILAGLVAVTASCAFIPVWTSAIIGTVGGVIVVFAVLWIDRMKIDDPVGAISVHLVNGVWGTIALGLFAVGPNVKVGQDILYTAGPSRGFLLGGGFGQLGAQLLGTISVALTIGILSAIFWLALKATLGIRVSAEEELKGLDIGEHGMEAYSGFLKDASGMSSSTIR, encoded by the coding sequence ATGCTCACCCAAAAGTCGCGAGGCAGACGTAAACAGCTGTCCTTGCCACGAGCAGCGAAATGGTTTTCTCCCGCTTGGTACGCCAAGATGCTCTCTCCGAGTTGGCAAGCTTGCATCCCTTTAGCTCTCATCATTGTGTTGGCTTGGGGTTATGCTGCTGTTGCTCAGACCGCTCCTGATCTAGCCGCTGTTGCTCAGACAACCGCAGATCTGAGAGTTGGCTTAGATACGATGTGGGTCATGGTGGCAGCAATGCTGGTGTTCTTTATGAATGCTGGATTCTGCATGCTAGAGACTGGCTTCTGCCGTCAGAAGAATGCGGTCAACGTCTTAGCTAAAAACTTGATCGTCTTTGCCATGTCTACCATCGCTTTTTGGGTAGCTGGCTTCGGCTTGATGTTTGGCGGTGGCAATGACTTTATTGGTACTGATGGCGTATTTTTCCTGTCGGGAATTGATAACAGCCCCGCAACCCTAGATGCATATCAGGGAGCCTATGGTTCGCTCAACTGGGCAGGCGTACCTTTGCTAGCAAAATTCTTCTTTCAACTTGCCTTTGCAGGAACTGCTGCCACGATTGTCTCTGGTGCGGTAGCTGAGCGAATTAAATTCGTTGACTTCCTAATCTTTAGTTTGTTGTTGGTTGGAATTGCTTACCCCCTCACAGGACACTGGATTTGGGGCGGCGGCTGGCTGGCAAAAGCTGGTTTCTTTGACTTTGCAGGTTCAACTGTGGTTCATGCCGTTGGAGGCTGGGCTGCATTAATGGGAGCAATTATTCTCGGCCCCCGCATTGGTAAGTACAACGAAGATGGTACCTCCAATGCGATGCCTGGTCACAACATTGCGATCGCTACCTTAGGTTGTTTGATTCTATGGCTGGGTTGGTTTGGCTTTAACCCAGGCTCTACGATGGCTGTTAGCTGGCAAATCGCTCATATTGCGATGACAACCAATATTGCTGCTGCTTTTGGCGGCTTGGCTGCCACTCTTGTCGCTTGGATTGTGTTGGGCAAGCCTGACCTCTCGATGGTGATCAACGGCATTCTGGCAGGGTTAGTTGCAGTCACAGCATCTTGTGCGTTCATACCAGTTTGGACCTCTGCCATCATCGGTACTGTCGGCGGTGTAATCGTTGTATTTGCCGTCCTCTGGATTGACCGCATGAAAATTGATGACCCTGTGGGAGCTATCTCGGTTCACCTAGTCAATGGCGTTTGGGGTACGATCGCTCTGGGTCTTTTTGCTGTTGGGCCTAATGTCAAAGTCGGTCAAGATATTTTGTACACTGCTGGTCCTAGTAGAGGTTTCTTGCTAGGCGGTGGTTTTGGGCAACTTGGCGCTCAACTCTTAGGTACTATTTCTGTTGCCTTGACTATAGGAATCCTCTCAGCCATCTTCTGGTTGGCCCTGAAAGCAACCTTGGGTATTCGGGTATCAGCCGAAGAAGAGCTGAAGGGTTTGGACATTGGCGAACATGGCATGGAAGCTTATAGCGGTTTCCTTAAGGATGCTAGTGGTATGTCCAGCAGTACCATTCGCTAA